The Pan troglodytes isolate AG18354 chromosome 1, NHGRI_mPanTro3-v2.0_pri, whole genome shotgun sequence genome includes a region encoding these proteins:
- the GSTM4 gene encoding glutathione S-transferase Mu 4 isoform X3, whose translation MSMTLGYWDIRGLAHAIRLLLEYTDSSYEEKKYTMGDAPDYDRSQWLNEKFKLGLDFPNLPYLIDGAHKITQSNAILRYIARKHNLCGETEEEKIRVDILENQAMDVSNQLARVCYSPDFEKLKPEYLEELPTMMQHFSQFLGKRPWFVGDKITFVDFLAYDVLDLHRIFEPKCLDAFPNLKDFISRFEVSCGIM comes from the exons ATGTCCATGACACTGGGGTACTGGGACATCCGCGGG CTGGCCCACGCCATCCGCCTGCTCCTGGAATACACAGACTCAAGCTACGAGGAAAAGAAGTACACGATGGGGGACG CTCCTGACTATGACAGAAGCCAGTGGCTGAATGAAAAATTCAAGCTGGGCCTGGACTTTCCCAAT CTGCCCTACTTGATTGATGGGGCTCACAAGATCACCCAGAGCAACGCCATCCTGCGCTACATTGCCCGCAAGCACAACCTGT GTggggagacagaagaggagaagattCGTGTGGACATTTTGGAGAATCAGGCTATGGACGTCTCCAATCAGCTGGCCAGAGTCTGCTACAGCCCTGACTTT GAGAAACTGAAGCCAGAATACTTGGAGGAACTTCCTACAATGATGCAGCACTTCTCACAGTTCCTGGGGAAGAGGCCATGGTTTGTTGGAGACAAG ATCACCTTTGTAGATTTCCTCGCCTATGATGTCCTTGACCTCCACCGTATATTTGAGCCCAAGTGCTTGGACGCCTTTCCAAATCTGAAGGACTTCATCTCCCGCTTTGAG GTTTCCTGTGGCATAATGTGA
- the GSTM4 gene encoding glutathione S-transferase Mu 4 isoform X2: MSMTLGYWDIRGLAHAIRLLLEYTDSSYEEKKYTMGDAPDYDRSQWLNEKFKLGLDFPNLPYLIDGAHKITQSNAILRYIARKHNLCGETEEEKIRVDILENQAMDVSNQLARVCYSPDFEKLKPEYLEELPTMMQHFSQFLGKRPWFVGDKITFVDFLAYDVLDLHRIFEPKCLDAFPNLKDFISRFECSRCSPCEMSSTLILLLFTDLLLCMRQGVRHSGRCIDDCPLLEMSAVRGLQAEQPVRFPVA; encoded by the exons ATGTCCATGACACTGGGGTACTGGGACATCCGCGGG CTGGCCCACGCCATCCGCCTGCTCCTGGAATACACAGACTCAAGCTACGAGGAAAAGAAGTACACGATGGGGGACG CTCCTGACTATGACAGAAGCCAGTGGCTGAATGAAAAATTCAAGCTGGGCCTGGACTTTCCCAAT CTGCCCTACTTGATTGATGGGGCTCACAAGATCACCCAGAGCAACGCCATCCTGCGCTACATTGCCCGCAAGCACAACCTGT GTggggagacagaagaggagaagattCGTGTGGACATTTTGGAGAATCAGGCTATGGACGTCTCCAATCAGCTGGCCAGAGTCTGCTACAGCCCTGACTTT GAGAAACTGAAGCCAGAATACTTGGAGGAACTTCCTACAATGATGCAGCACTTCTCACAGTTCCTGGGGAAGAGGCCATGGTTTGTTGGAGACAAG ATCACCTTTGTAGATTTCCTCGCCTATGATGTCCTTGACCTCCACCGTATATTTGAGCCCAAGTGCTTGGACGCCTTTCCAAATCTGAAGGACTTCATCTCCCGCTTTGAG TGTTCCAGGTGTTCCCCCTGTGAGATGAGTAGCACACTGATTTTACTCCTATTCACCGACCTTCTCCTCTGCATGAGGCAGGGTGTGAGGCATAGTGGGAGATGCATAGATGACTGCCCCCTCCTGGAAATGAGTGCAGTGAGAGGCCTGCAGGCAGAGCAGCCTGTGAG GTTTCCTGTGGCATAA
- the GSTM4 gene encoding glutathione S-transferase Mu 4: MSMTLGYWDIRGLAHAIRLLLEYTDSSYEEKKYTMGDAPDYDRSQWLNEKFKLGLDFPNLPYLIDGAHKITQSNAILRYIARKHNLCGETEEEKIRVDILENQAMDVSNQLARVCYSPDFEKLKPEYLEELPTMMQHFSQFLGKRPWFVGDKITFVDFLAYDVLDLHRIFEPKCLDAFPNLKDFISRFEGLEKISAYMKSSRFLPKPLYTRVAVWGNK; this comes from the exons ATGTCCATGACACTGGGGTACTGGGACATCCGCGGG CTGGCCCACGCCATCCGCCTGCTCCTGGAATACACAGACTCAAGCTACGAGGAAAAGAAGTACACGATGGGGGACG CTCCTGACTATGACAGAAGCCAGTGGCTGAATGAAAAATTCAAGCTGGGCCTGGACTTTCCCAAT CTGCCCTACTTGATTGATGGGGCTCACAAGATCACCCAGAGCAACGCCATCCTGCGCTACATTGCCCGCAAGCACAACCTGT GTggggagacagaagaggagaagattCGTGTGGACATTTTGGAGAATCAGGCTATGGACGTCTCCAATCAGCTGGCCAGAGTCTGCTACAGCCCTGACTTT GAGAAACTGAAGCCAGAATACTTGGAGGAACTTCCTACAATGATGCAGCACTTCTCACAGTTCCTGGGGAAGAGGCCATGGTTTGTTGGAGACAAG ATCACCTTTGTAGATTTCCTCGCCTATGATGTCCTTGACCTCCACCGTATATTTGAGCCCAAGTGCTTGGACGCCTTTCCAAATCTGAAGGACTTCATCTCCCGCTTTGAG GGCTTGGAGAAGATCTCTGCCTACATGAAGTCCAGCCGCTTCCTCCCAAAACCTCTGTACACAAGGGTGGCTGTCTGGGGCAACAAGTAA
- the GSTM4 gene encoding glutathione S-transferase Mu 4 isoform X1: protein MSMTLGYWDIRGLAHAIRLLLEYTDSSYEEKKYTMGDAPDYDRSQWLNEKFKLGLDFPNLPYLIDGAHKITQSNAILRYIARKHNLCGETEEEKIRVDILENQAMDVSNQLARVCYSPDFEKLKPEYLEELPTMMQHFSQFLGKRPWFVGDKITFVDFLAYDVLDLHRIFEPKCLDAFPNLKDFISRFECSRCSPCEMSSTLILLLFTDLLLCMRQGVRHSGRCIDDCPLLEMSAVRGLQAEQPVRAWRRSLPT from the exons ATGTCCATGACACTGGGGTACTGGGACATCCGCGGG CTGGCCCACGCCATCCGCCTGCTCCTGGAATACACAGACTCAAGCTACGAGGAAAAGAAGTACACGATGGGGGACG CTCCTGACTATGACAGAAGCCAGTGGCTGAATGAAAAATTCAAGCTGGGCCTGGACTTTCCCAAT CTGCCCTACTTGATTGATGGGGCTCACAAGATCACCCAGAGCAACGCCATCCTGCGCTACATTGCCCGCAAGCACAACCTGT GTggggagacagaagaggagaagattCGTGTGGACATTTTGGAGAATCAGGCTATGGACGTCTCCAATCAGCTGGCCAGAGTCTGCTACAGCCCTGACTTT GAGAAACTGAAGCCAGAATACTTGGAGGAACTTCCTACAATGATGCAGCACTTCTCACAGTTCCTGGGGAAGAGGCCATGGTTTGTTGGAGACAAG ATCACCTTTGTAGATTTCCTCGCCTATGATGTCCTTGACCTCCACCGTATATTTGAGCCCAAGTGCTTGGACGCCTTTCCAAATCTGAAGGACTTCATCTCCCGCTTTGAG TGTTCCAGGTGTTCCCCCTGTGAGATGAGTAGCACACTGATTTTACTCCTATTCACCGACCTTCTCCTCTGCATGAGGCAGGGTGTGAGGCATAGTGGGAGATGCATAGATGACTGCCCCCTCCTGGAAATGAGTGCAGTGAGAGGCCTGCAGGCAGAGCAGCCTGTGAG GGCTTGGAGAAGATCTCTGCCTACATGA